A genomic region of Strigops habroptila isolate Jane chromosome 20, bStrHab1.2.pri, whole genome shotgun sequence contains the following coding sequences:
- the FSTL3 gene encoding follistatin-related protein 3 — MPLRLALCLLALCSPPAAAAAAHGGICWLQQGKEAKCTMILKTGVTWEECCANGNVDVAWSNYTYPGNKISLLGFLGLVTCHPCKESCEGVVCGPDKVCKMKHGRPQCACAPDCSSLPRKLQVCGSDGYTYRDECDLLTAKCRDHPDLEVMYQGKCKKSCSSVVCPGTHTCVVDQTGSAHCVMCRTAPCPEPTSLDHALCGNNNITYPSACHLRRATCHRGRSIGVRHYGSCSAAAKFSPETDNVEENYV; from the exons ATGCCGCTGCGGCTGGCGCTCTGCCTGCTCGCCCTCTGCagcccccccgccgccgccgccgccgcgcacG GTGGgatctgctggctgcagcaggggaaggaggcCAAGTGCACCATGATCCTGAAGACGGGCGTGACGTGGGAGGAATGCTGTGCCAATGGCAACGTGGACGTCGCCTGGTCTAACTACACCTACCCAGGCAACAAGATCAGCCTGCTGGGCTTCCTGGGGCTGGTGACCTGCCACCCATGCAAAG AGAGCTGCGAGGGGGTGGTGTGCGGCCCCGACAAGGTCTGCAAGATGAAGCACGGGCGTCCCCAGTGCGCCTGTGCCCCCGACTGCTCCAGCCTGCCCCGCAAGCTGCAGGTCTGCGGCTCTGACGGCTACACCTACCGCGACGAGTGCGACCTGCTGACGGCCAAGTGCAGGGACCACCCCGACCTCGAAGTCATGTACCAGGGCAAATGCAAAA AGTCCTGCTCCAGCGTGGTGTGCCCCGGCACCCACACGTGCGTGGTGGACCAGACGGGCAGCGCCCACTGCGTGATGTGCCGGACGGCGCCTTGCCCCGAGCCCACCAGCCTGGACCATGCCCTCTGCGGCAACAACAACATCACCTACCCCTCAGCGTGCCACCTCCGGCGGGCCACTTGCCACCGCGGCCGCTCCATCGGCGTGCGCCACTACGGGAGCTGCTCGG CTGCGGCCAAATTCTCCCCGGAGACGGACAACGTGGAAGAGAACTACGTGTGA
- the LOC115618006 gene encoding serine protease 57-like, which yields MVTVGLFILSLGGSILLLAPAGTQGSWIIGGKAVAPHSQPFIASIQMDGQHVCGGFLVWPKWVMTAAHCLIPRRNPSVRVVLGAHRLQEPEGSQQVFSIAESIAHPHYNPRSVDNDIRMLRLNRSATLNKYVKRIRLPSPHIDLKPGTVCYVLGWGDTSNYGDQPTELMEASTTIVKRSLCRTLWQGKVSSNMMCGASRNATLQGVCAGDSGGPLIFKKKVYGIVSFSGQRCGDRRYPDIYTKISNYIDWVHHTVHGHHHQKGQPKP from the exons ATGGTCACGGTTGGGCTCTTCATCCTCAGCCTGGGAggctccatcctgctcctgGCCCCGGCAG gcACCCAGGGGAGCTGGATCATCGGGGGAAAAGCGGTGGCCCCCCACTCCCAGCCCTTCATCGCCTCCATCCAGATGGACGGGCAGCACGTCTGCGGGGGCTTCCTGGTGTGGCCCAAGTGGGTGATGACAGCAGCCCACTGCCTCATTCCCCG GCGCAACCCGTCGGTGCGTGTGGTGCTGGGCGCCCACCGGCTGCAGGAGCCCGAGGGGTCGCAGCAGGTCTTCAGCATCGCCGAGTCCATTGCCCACCCGCACTACAACCCCCGCTCGGTGGACAACGACATCCGCATGCTCAGG CTCAACAGGTCGGCCACACTGAACAAGTATGTGAAGCGGATCCGCCTGCCCTCTCCGCACATCGACCTGAAGCCCGGCACCGTCTGCTAcgtgctgggctggggggacACGTCCAACTACGGTGACCAGCCCACCGAGCTGATGGAGGCCAGCACCACCATCGTCAAGCGGAGCCTGTGCCGGACGCTGTGGCAGGGCAAGGTCTCGTCCAACATGATGTGTGGGGCCAGCCGCAATGCCACGCTGCAGGGTGTCTGCGCG GGGGACTCCGGGGGACCCCTGATCTTCAAGAAGAAGGTTTATGGCATCGTCTCGTTCTCCGGGCAGAGGTGTGGGGACCGCCGGTACCCCGACATCTACACCAAGATCTCCAACTACATCGACTGGGTGCATCACACCGTGCACGGGCATCACCATCAGAAGGGGCAGCCGAAGCCCtag
- the PALM gene encoding paralemmin-1 isoform X1: protein MEAVEASTLQQERLQAIAEKRKRQTEIENKRRQLEDDRRQLQHLKSKALRERWLLEGAPASASEEDEAMKKQMQEDEVKTKELEETIQRLEKELETLENGSSAASTKENLAEVAAAPAKEEKAEPVPNTQKSPLGTVKAEKKVSSSPMKAVEGTDMMKAVVHAVSAEDGALQNGAHPLSSSEVDELLHKADEATLSEGAAAKVGEEPGSAAGSQKATPRREITGLQAKARESPVPEGTEPSREQPVTMIFMGYQNVEDEDETKKVLGLEGTIKAELVVIEDTESKPEPAHKDHAPPNGTALEPAAAQPLREESPGGQNPGANATDAKEAEQDTDVKKQRCKCCTVM from the exons ATGGA GGCTGTGGAGGCCAGCACCCTTCAGCAGGAGCGGCTGCAGGCCATCGCG GAGAAGCGGAAGCGTCAGACAGAGATCGAGAACAAAAGGCGGCAGCTCGAGGACGACCggaggcagctgcagcacctcaaG TCCAAGGCTCTGCGGGAGAGATGGCTGCTGGAGGGGGCCCCGGCATCAGCCTCCGAAGAGGATGAGGCCATGAAGAAGCAGATGCAGGAGGACGAGGTGAAGACCAAGGAACTGGAGGAAACCATCCAGAG gctggagaaggagctggagacGCTGGAGAACGGCAGCTCGGCAGCTTCCACCAAGGAGAACCTGGCAGAGGTGGCAGCGGCACCGGCCAAGGAGGAGAAAGCCGAGCCCGTCCCCAACACGCAGAAG agtcCTCTGGGCACTGTCAAGG CCGAGAAGAAGGTCTCCAGCAGCCCCATGAAGGCAGTGGAAGGCACTGACATGATGAAGGCCG TGGTGCACGCGGTGAGCGCCGAGGACGGGGCTCTGCAGAACGGGGCGCATCCCCTCAGCTCCTCCGAGGTCGACGAGCTCCTGCACAAGGCGGACGAGGCCACGCTGAGCGAAGGCGCCGCGGCCAAGGTGGGTGAGGAGCCCGGCAGCGCCGCGGGCAGCCAGAAGGCGACACCGCGGCGGGAGATCACGGGGCTGCAAGCCAAGGCACGGGAGAGCCCCGTGCCCGAGGGGACGGAGCCGAGCCGCGAGCAGCCCGTCACCATGATCTTCATGGGCTACCAGAACGTGGAGGACGAGGACGAGACCAAGaaggtgctggggctggagggcaCCATCAAGGCCGAGCTGGTGGTGATCGAGGACACCGAGAGCAAGCCGGAGCCGGCGCACAAGGACCACGCGCCGCCCAACGGCACCGCGCTGGAGCCCGCGGCCGCGCAGCCGCTGCGGGAGGAGAGCCCGGGCGGGCAGAACCCGGGCGCCAACGCCACGGATGCCAAGGAGGCCGAGCAGGACACGGACGTGAAGAAGCAGCGCTGCAAGTGCTGCACGGTGATGTGA
- the PALM gene encoding paralemmin-1 isoform X2 has translation MEAVEASTLQQERLQAIAEKRKRQTEIENKRRQLEDDRRQLQHLKSKALRERWLLEGAPASASEEDEAMKKQMQEDEVKTKELEETIQRLEKELETLENGSSAASTKENLAEVAAAPAKEEKAEPVPNTQKSPLGTVKAEKKVSSSPMKAVEGTDMMKAAMYSVEITVEKDRVTGETKVLSSTTLLPQNHCLQGVKVYEDELKVVHAVSAEDGALQNGAHPLSSSEVDELLHKADEATLSEGAAAKVGEEPGSAAGSQKATPRREITGLQAKARESPVPEGTEPSREQPVTMIFMGYQNVEDEDETKKVLGLEGTIKAELVVIEDTESKPEPAHKDHAPPNGTALEPAAAQPLREESPGGQNPGANATDAKEAEQDTDVKKQRCKCCTVM, from the exons ATGGA GGCTGTGGAGGCCAGCACCCTTCAGCAGGAGCGGCTGCAGGCCATCGCG GAGAAGCGGAAGCGTCAGACAGAGATCGAGAACAAAAGGCGGCAGCTCGAGGACGACCggaggcagctgcagcacctcaaG TCCAAGGCTCTGCGGGAGAGATGGCTGCTGGAGGGGGCCCCGGCATCAGCCTCCGAAGAGGATGAGGCCATGAAGAAGCAGATGCAGGAGGACGAGGTGAAGACCAAGGAACTGGAGGAAACCATCCAGAG gctggagaaggagctggagacGCTGGAGAACGGCAGCTCGGCAGCTTCCACCAAGGAGAACCTGGCAGAGGTGGCAGCGGCACCGGCCAAGGAGGAGAAAGCCGAGCCCGTCCCCAACACGCAGAAG agtcCTCTGGGCACTGTCAAGG CCGAGAAGAAGGTCTCCAGCAGCCCCATGAAGGCAGTGGAAGGCACTGACATGATGAAGGCCG CCATGTACTCGGTGGAGATCACTGTGGAGAAGGACAGAGTGACTGGGGAGACCAAGGTCCTGTCCAGCACCACCCTGCTCCCCCAGAACCACTGTCTGCAGGGGGTCAAAGTGTACGAGGATGAGCTGAAAG TGGTGCACGCGGTGAGCGCCGAGGACGGGGCTCTGCAGAACGGGGCGCATCCCCTCAGCTCCTCCGAGGTCGACGAGCTCCTGCACAAGGCGGACGAGGCCACGCTGAGCGAAGGCGCCGCGGCCAAGGTGGGTGAGGAGCCCGGCAGCGCCGCGGGCAGCCAGAAGGCGACACCGCGGCGGGAGATCACGGGGCTGCAAGCCAAGGCACGGGAGAGCCCCGTGCCCGAGGGGACGGAGCCGAGCCGCGAGCAGCCCGTCACCATGATCTTCATGGGCTACCAGAACGTGGAGGACGAGGACGAGACCAAGaaggtgctggggctggagggcaCCATCAAGGCCGAGCTGGTGGTGATCGAGGACACCGAGAGCAAGCCGGAGCCGGCGCACAAGGACCACGCGCCGCCCAACGGCACCGCGCTGGAGCCCGCGGCCGCGCAGCCGCTGCGGGAGGAGAGCCCGGGCGGGCAGAACCCGGGCGCCAACGCCACGGATGCCAAGGAGGCCGAGCAGGACACGGACGTGAAGAAGCAGCGCTGCAAGTGCTGCACGGTGATGTGA